In one Caballeronia sp. M1242 genomic region, the following are encoded:
- a CDS encoding glycosyltransferase family 9 protein: MKPEHVERIAIFRALQLGDMLCCVPAMRALRRAYPNAHIALIGLPWAHSFVERYAHLVDELILFPGAVGFPEQEETDAHLPAFYDAMRARRFDLAIQLHGSGGVANDIVEAMHARVNAGFLKPDEAPRAGVFIPWPDALQEVARYNALMQALGIDAHDTQLEIPLTQHDTHECDELIERYGLDTARLVLVHAGAQLPSRRWPAERFAQVAAALSSDGWQVALTGSAGEAAITASIANTPGVNAIDLTGKTSLGGLAALVARARLIVCNDTGLSHVAAAMRTKSVVIASGSDTQRWAPLDHERHRVLADYPPCRPCSFRECPYGHPCALNVSVAQVLDVARLQLPVEKLETDAHC; the protein is encoded by the coding sequence ATGAAACCGGAGCACGTCGAGCGCATTGCGATTTTTCGGGCGCTTCAGCTCGGCGACATGCTGTGTTGCGTGCCCGCGATGCGTGCCCTGCGCCGCGCTTATCCGAATGCACACATCGCGCTGATCGGCTTGCCGTGGGCGCATAGCTTCGTCGAACGCTATGCGCATCTCGTCGATGAATTAATCCTGTTTCCGGGCGCCGTCGGCTTTCCGGAGCAGGAAGAAACGGACGCGCACCTCCCCGCCTTTTACGATGCCATGCGCGCGCGCCGCTTCGATCTCGCGATCCAATTGCACGGCAGCGGCGGCGTGGCGAACGATATCGTCGAAGCGATGCACGCGCGCGTCAACGCGGGCTTTCTCAAGCCGGACGAAGCACCGCGCGCAGGCGTATTCATTCCGTGGCCCGACGCGTTGCAGGAAGTCGCGCGCTATAACGCGCTGATGCAGGCGCTCGGTATCGATGCGCACGACACGCAACTCGAAATTCCGCTCACGCAACACGACACGCACGAGTGCGATGAACTGATCGAACGATATGGCCTCGACACTGCACGGCTTGTTCTCGTGCATGCCGGCGCCCAGCTGCCTTCGCGACGATGGCCTGCGGAACGCTTCGCGCAAGTGGCAGCCGCGCTTTCGAGCGATGGCTGGCAAGTCGCGTTGACCGGCAGCGCAGGCGAAGCGGCCATCACCGCGAGCATCGCGAACACGCCCGGCGTGAACGCGATAGACCTGACCGGCAAGACATCGCTCGGCGGGCTGGCGGCGCTCGTGGCGCGCGCGCGACTCATTGTGTGCAACGACACGGGGCTTTCGCACGTGGCGGCCGCGATGCGAACGAAAAGCGTCGTCATTGCCTCGGGCAGCGACACGCAACGCTGGGCGCCGCTCGATCATGAAAGGCATCGCGTGCTCGCGGACTATCCGCCGTGCCGTCCGTGTTCGTTTCGCGAGTGTCCGTATGGGCATCCTTGCGCGCTCAATGTGAGCGTTGCGCAAGTGCTCGATGTCGCACGACTTCAATTGCCCGTAGAAAAACTGGAAACCGATGCCCACTGCTAA
- a CDS encoding MFS transporter, with amino-acid sequence MNSAIPATRVNYWAVVSVLLGTFLGNLDSSIANVALPTIAHNLSRSAADTVWVVTAYQLAVAVSVLPLAALGEKLGFRRVFLWGFVVFTLASIGCALAPTLPLLVAARAIQGVGGACMSTIVPALLRQVYPPKLVGRGVALLGLTVALSAALGPTVAAGILSVAGWRWLFAVNVPLGIIGLGLASTMLPPGTPNAARRFDFAGATLSALAIGLFILGVGGLGAGEGAGEGHVQLRALPLVEIACACVAGFALIRHQRGRSAPLVPLDLLRIPILSLSSLTSICSYVAQTLAYLALPFMLQHQFARSATTTGLLVTPWPLVIVFVAPLAGRLSDRHAPGLIGGMGLGIMAIGLCLLIGLPASPSNVDIAWRVAVCGIGFGFFQTPNNRIMLTSAPHERSGAAGGLMTMARMIGLSLGAALAAVAFGMYGQHGAQVSLVGAAAAAAIGVAVGIVRVIRTGERAAGR; translated from the coding sequence ATGAACAGCGCCATACCCGCCACCCGCGTCAATTACTGGGCAGTCGTCTCCGTGCTGCTCGGCACGTTTCTCGGCAACCTCGATTCGTCCATTGCGAATGTCGCCTTGCCGACCATCGCGCACAACCTTTCGCGCAGCGCAGCCGATACGGTCTGGGTCGTCACCGCGTATCAGCTCGCGGTCGCCGTCTCGGTGCTGCCGCTCGCCGCGCTCGGCGAAAAGCTCGGCTTCCGGCGCGTGTTTCTCTGGGGCTTCGTGGTCTTCACGCTGGCGTCGATAGGCTGCGCGCTCGCGCCGACGCTGCCGCTCTTGGTCGCTGCTCGCGCGATTCAGGGCGTGGGCGGCGCATGCATGTCGACCATCGTGCCCGCGCTGCTGCGGCAGGTTTATCCGCCGAAGCTCGTCGGGCGCGGCGTCGCGCTGCTCGGCTTGACCGTGGCGCTTTCGGCGGCGCTCGGGCCGACAGTCGCGGCGGGGATTCTCTCGGTCGCCGGATGGCGCTGGCTCTTCGCGGTGAACGTGCCGCTCGGCATCATCGGCCTCGGTCTCGCCAGCACGATGCTGCCGCCCGGCACGCCGAACGCCGCGCGCCGCTTCGACTTCGCGGGCGCGACGCTCAGCGCGCTCGCCATCGGGCTCTTCATTCTGGGCGTGGGCGGGCTCGGTGCAGGCGAGGGCGCGGGCGAGGGCCATGTGCAACTGCGGGCGCTGCCTCTCGTCGAGATCGCGTGTGCGTGCGTCGCCGGTTTCGCGCTCATCCGCCATCAACGCGGACGGTCCGCGCCGCTCGTGCCGCTGGATCTGCTGCGCATTCCGATCCTCTCGCTGTCCTCGCTGACGTCCATCTGCTCGTACGTGGCGCAGACGCTCGCCTATCTCGCGCTGCCGTTCATGCTCCAGCACCAGTTCGCCCGCAGCGCGACGACGACCGGACTGCTCGTCACGCCGTGGCCGCTCGTGATTGTGTTCGTCGCGCCGCTCGCCGGTCGCCTGTCGGACCGGCACGCGCCGGGGCTGATCGGCGGCATGGGACTCGGCATCATGGCAATCGGGCTATGTCTTTTGATCGGGCTGCCGGCATCGCCTTCGAACGTGGACATCGCGTGGCGTGTCGCGGTGTGCGGCATCGGATTCGGCTTCTTTCAGACGCCGAACAATCGCATCATGCTGACGTCCGCGCCGCATGAACGCAGCGGCGCGGCGGGCGGCCTCATGACGATGGCGCGCATGATCGGCCTTTCGCTGGGCGCGGCGCTCGCCGCCGTTGCGTTCGGCATGTATGGACAACACGGCGCGCAGGTGTCGCTCGTCGGCGCGGCGGCAGCGGCCGCGATCGGCGTCGCGGTGGGCATCGTGCGCGTGATTCGAACAGGCGAGCGCGCCGCCGGTCGTTAG
- a CDS encoding glycosyltransferase family 1 protein, whose translation MKIALISEHASPLAVAGGVDSGGQNIYVAHVARQLARNGHQVDVFTRRDRSLLPLVSRFEGIRGIRVINVPAGPPVQLAKEQLLPHMDEFARFMIGFFKKQATPYHVVHANFFMSGLVGMRIKEALGVPLVTTFHALGRVRRIHQGAGDGFPDERFEIEDALVRESDSVIAECPQDEADLVSLYHAERERIDLVPCGFDSTEFHPMKKVEARERLGWPQDRFIVLQLGRMVPRKGIDNVVRGIGLCNRELNEDAHLYVIGGNSDEANEIATPEIGRLRGIAQECGVADKVNFLGRHGRQRLKTFYNAADVFVTTPWYEPFGITPLEAMACGRPVIGADVGGIRYSVAHEETGLLVPPKDPRALADALATLKRDPARAERMGAAGLERARAMFTWSGVAQSLERVYARVAGVDIAQDLDSRRAAYGSATA comes from the coding sequence GTGAAGATCGCACTTATCAGTGAGCATGCGTCGCCTCTCGCGGTAGCGGGCGGTGTCGATAGCGGCGGGCAGAATATCTATGTCGCGCACGTCGCGCGGCAGCTCGCACGCAACGGCCATCAAGTGGATGTCTTCACGCGCCGCGACCGTTCTCTCTTGCCGCTGGTGTCGCGTTTCGAAGGCATACGCGGCATTCGCGTCATCAACGTGCCGGCGGGTCCGCCGGTGCAACTGGCGAAGGAACAGCTTCTTCCGCACATGGACGAGTTCGCTCGTTTCATGATCGGCTTCTTCAAGAAGCAGGCGACGCCTTATCACGTCGTGCATGCGAACTTCTTCATGTCGGGACTCGTCGGCATGCGCATCAAGGAAGCGCTGGGCGTGCCGCTCGTCACGACGTTTCATGCGCTTGGTCGCGTGCGGCGCATTCATCAAGGCGCGGGCGATGGCTTTCCCGATGAACGCTTCGAGATCGAAGACGCGCTCGTGCGCGAATCGGATTCGGTGATCGCGGAATGCCCGCAAGACGAAGCGGACCTCGTGTCGCTGTATCACGCCGAGCGCGAACGCATCGACCTCGTGCCGTGCGGCTTCGACAGCACCGAGTTTCATCCGATGAAGAAGGTCGAAGCGCGTGAGCGTCTCGGCTGGCCGCAGGACCGCTTCATCGTTTTGCAACTCGGGCGCATGGTGCCGCGCAAGGGCATCGACAACGTGGTGCGCGGCATCGGCCTCTGCAATCGCGAGTTGAACGAGGACGCGCATCTGTATGTGATCGGCGGCAACTCCGATGAAGCGAATGAGATCGCGACGCCGGAAATCGGGCGTTTGCGCGGCATCGCGCAGGAATGCGGCGTGGCCGACAAGGTGAACTTTCTCGGCCGTCATGGAAGGCAACGCCTCAAGACTTTCTATAACGCAGCCGATGTGTTCGTGACGACGCCGTGGTATGAGCCGTTCGGCATCACGCCGCTTGAAGCCATGGCCTGCGGCAGGCCGGTCATCGGCGCGGACGTGGGCGGCATCCGCTATTCGGTGGCGCACGAGGAAACGGGCCTGCTCGTGCCGCCGAAGGACCCGCGCGCGCTTGCCGATGCGCTCGCCACGCTGAAGCGCGACCCCGCGCGCGCCGAACGCATGGGCGCAGCGGGCCTCGAACGCGCTCGCGCCATGTTCACATGGTCCGGCGTCGCGCAGTCGCTCGAACGCGTCTATGCGCGCGTGGCGGGGGTGGATATCGCGCAGGACCTCGACAGCCGGCGCGCCGCATACGGCAGCGCCACCGCATGA
- a CDS encoding HAD-IIIA family hydrolase: MKPAVFLDKDGTLLDDVPYNVDPAKMRLAPGARDALAIFARMNVPIVVISNQSGVALGKFDESALRHVERKLHELAAEAGARLAGIYWCPHHPQGTVARYARVCDCRKPAPGMIQRAARELDLDLARSWFVGDILDDIEAGHRAGCRAVLIDNGNETLWQRGPLREPDATAKDMGEAARIIERAWHATELAT; encoded by the coding sequence ATGAAGCCCGCCGTTTTCCTCGATAAAGACGGCACGCTGCTCGACGACGTGCCCTATAACGTCGATCCCGCGAAGATGCGTCTTGCGCCAGGCGCACGCGATGCGCTTGCCATCTTCGCGCGCATGAATGTGCCCATTGTCGTCATCAGCAATCAGAGCGGTGTCGCGCTCGGCAAGTTCGATGAGTCAGCGCTTCGGCACGTCGAACGCAAGTTGCATGAGCTCGCAGCCGAAGCGGGCGCGCGGCTCGCGGGCATCTACTGGTGTCCGCATCATCCGCAGGGCACTGTCGCACGTTATGCACGGGTATGTGATTGCCGCAAGCCCGCGCCGGGCATGATCCAGCGGGCCGCGCGCGAACTCGACCTCGACCTGGCGCGAAGCTGGTTCGTCGGCGACATCCTCGACGATATCGAAGCGGGCCATCGCGCGGGCTGCCGCGCGGTGCTGATCGACAACGGCAACGAGACGCTGTGGCAGCGTGGTCCCTTGCGTGAACCGGATGCCACTGCGAAGGACATGGGCGAAGCCGCGCGCATCATCGAGCGTGCGTGGCATGCGACGGAGCTCGCGACATGA
- a CDS encoding glycosyltransferase family 2 protein yields MSSLPERIARAAHDAAARLTVVVLTYNRADQVLDTLERLAALPDRIDIVVVDNASSDDTAARIAQAFPFVELVVAPSNMGAAGRNLGVAKVRTEYVAFCDDDTWWSPGSLTRAVEILDAAPRVAVLSARVVVGENGDADETCERMRVSPLGANGLPGPALIGYMAGASVFRTSVYREMGGYEPRLFIGGEESLLALDMLDHGHALVYADELVLHHHPSPIRDSALRRRLLARNAAWVAWLRLPLREALHASMQALAVMWREGAFWRDAIQMLRGLPWALAHRRVVGAHVRIMRSIVREDDRRHARAEASKHATIPADATHTV; encoded by the coding sequence ATGAGCTCGCTGCCGGAACGCATTGCACGCGCTGCTCACGACGCCGCCGCGCGCCTCACCGTTGTCGTGCTGACCTACAACCGCGCTGATCAGGTACTCGACACGCTGGAACGACTCGCGGCGCTGCCGGATCGCATCGACATTGTGGTGGTCGATAACGCCTCGTCCGACGATACCGCGGCACGCATCGCGCAAGCCTTCCCGTTCGTCGAACTCGTCGTCGCGCCGTCGAACATGGGCGCGGCGGGGCGCAATCTCGGCGTGGCGAAGGTCCGCACCGAGTACGTCGCCTTCTGCGACGACGACACGTGGTGGAGCCCCGGCTCGCTCACGCGCGCAGTCGAGATCCTCGATGCCGCGCCGCGCGTCGCGGTGCTGAGCGCGCGGGTGGTCGTCGGCGAAAACGGCGATGCCGACGAAACCTGCGAGCGCATGCGCGTGAGTCCGCTCGGCGCGAACGGTTTGCCGGGGCCGGCGCTCATCGGCTACATGGCCGGCGCGAGCGTGTTTCGCACGAGCGTTTATCGGGAGATGGGCGGCTATGAGCCGCGGCTTTTCATAGGCGGCGAGGAATCGCTGCTTGCGCTCGACATGCTCGATCACGGCCACGCACTCGTCTATGCAGACGAACTCGTCCTGCATCATCACCCTTCTCCGATCCGCGACAGCGCCTTGCGCAGACGCCTGCTCGCGCGTAACGCAGCGTGGGTCGCGTGGCTTCGCTTGCCGTTGCGCGAAGCCTTGCACGCGAGCATGCAGGCGCTCGCCGTCATGTGGCGCGAAGGCGCGTTCTGGCGAGATGCGATTCAGATGTTGCGTGGATTGCCCTGGGCGCTCGCACATCGGCGCGTGGTGGGCGCTCACGTGCGGATCATGCGATCGATCGTGCGCGAAGACGATCGCCGCCATGCCCGGGCAGAAGCAAGCAAACACGCCACGATACCGGCAGACGCTACACACACCGTGTAA
- a CDS encoding PIG-L deacetylase family protein produces the protein MIEVPRKTLLISPHLDDAVFGCGASLAGAADVLVCTVFTGCPAADASTDWDAQCGFVDAKQAMAARIEEDNRALGLLGATPLHLGFLDSQYVPFAPDADKPTRAAMTQAFLDAIDEHRPETLLIPLGLFHSDHALVHEAACDAWLRHPELPCIAYEEALYRCHRALLQQRLADLMERGIDATPLNARLPEHGQATRREALKREAVAAYASQLKAFGPNGYDDVFRPERFWTLEVAEERA, from the coding sequence ATGATCGAAGTCCCGCGCAAAACGCTGCTCATCTCTCCCCATCTCGACGACGCCGTGTTCGGTTGCGGCGCGTCGCTCGCCGGCGCGGCCGACGTGCTGGTCTGCACGGTCTTCACGGGCTGCCCCGCCGCCGATGCCAGCACGGACTGGGACGCCCAGTGCGGCTTCGTGGACGCGAAGCAGGCGATGGCCGCGCGCATCGAAGAAGACAACCGCGCGCTCGGGCTGCTCGGCGCGACGCCGCTGCATCTCGGCTTCCTCGACTCGCAATACGTACCTTTCGCGCCCGACGCCGACAAGCCCACGCGCGCGGCGATGACGCAGGCGTTTCTCGACGCGATAGACGAGCATCGCCCCGAAACGCTGCTGATCCCGCTCGGCCTGTTTCATTCGGACCACGCGCTCGTGCATGAGGCCGCGTGCGATGCATGGTTGCGCCATCCCGAGCTGCCGTGCATCGCCTATGAAGAGGCGCTCTATCGATGCCACCGCGCGCTCTTACAGCAGCGGCTCGCGGACTTGATGGAACGCGGCATCGACGCTACGCCGCTCAATGCGCGCCTTCCCGAGCATGGGCAAGCCACGCGCCGCGAAGCGTTGAAGCGCGAAGCCGTGGCCGCGTACGCGAGCCAATTGAAGGCATTCGGCCCGAACGGATACGACGACGTGTTCCGGCCCGAGCGCTTCTGGACACTCGAAGTTGCGGAGGAACGCGCATGA
- a CDS encoding glycosyltransferase family 2 protein: MSTIAGSFPYDGARDASTQRNAGAAAGAAFDVSVVVPTYRRPDMLERCLRAIIAQDYDKARFEIIVCDDGPDEATRSRVTALAREFDEAPRIRYVPVTATQGPAGARNAGWRASGAPLIAFTDDDTIPDPHWLAAGVAALRAGADAVSGRIVVPLPPRPTDYEQDAAGLSRAEFATANTFVTRSALARVDGFDARFTSAWREDSDLQFELMRIGAHIVRSHDAMLLHPVRPARWGVSLSQQKKSQFDALLYKKHRSLFKTRIRSLPPLLYYAIIVAVVVAVFALANGNNKLAGVCLAAWLGMTAWFCFKRLKSTALTPSHVLEMAWTSLWIPFLSVYWRIYGAIKFRVVFI; this comes from the coding sequence ATGAGCACGATTGCAGGCTCGTTTCCCTACGACGGCGCGAGGGACGCGTCCACGCAGCGCAATGCGGGCGCAGCGGCGGGCGCGGCCTTCGACGTGTCGGTGGTCGTGCCGACGTATCGGCGGCCCGACATGCTGGAACGCTGTCTGCGGGCGATCATCGCGCAGGACTACGACAAGGCGCGCTTCGAGATCATCGTGTGCGATGACGGTCCCGATGAAGCCACGCGCTCGCGCGTCACCGCGCTCGCCCGCGAGTTCGACGAAGCGCCCCGCATCCGCTACGTTCCCGTCACCGCAACTCAAGGCCCTGCGGGCGCTCGCAATGCGGGATGGCGCGCATCGGGCGCGCCGCTGATCGCGTTCACCGACGACGACACGATCCCCGATCCGCACTGGCTCGCGGCAGGCGTGGCCGCGTTGCGGGCGGGCGCGGACGCGGTATCGGGACGTATCGTGGTGCCGCTCCCCCCGCGTCCGACCGACTACGAGCAAGACGCAGCCGGTCTCTCCCGCGCGGAATTCGCGACGGCTAATACGTTCGTGACGCGCTCGGCGCTCGCACGCGTGGACGGCTTCGATGCCCGCTTTACGTCGGCGTGGCGCGAAGACTCCGACCTTCAGTTCGAACTGATGCGCATTGGCGCGCATATCGTGCGATCGCACGATGCAATGCTTCTGCATCCGGTGCGGCCGGCACGCTGGGGCGTGAGCTTGTCGCAGCAGAAGAAGAGCCAATTCGACGCGCTGCTCTACAAGAAGCATCGGTCGCTCTTTAAGACACGCATTCGCAGCCTGCCGCCGCTGCTCTACTACGCGATCATCGTCGCCGTAGTCGTGGCCGTGTTCGCGCTCGCGAACGGCAACAACAAGCTCGCGGGCGTCTGCCTCGCGGCCTGGCTCGGCATGACCGCATGGTTCTGCTTCAAGCGCCTGAAGTCGACCGCGCTGACACCGTCGCACGTGCTGGAAATGGCGTGGACATCGCTATGGATACCGTTTCTTTCGGTGTACTGGCGAATTTACGGCGCCATTAAATTCCGCGTGGTATTCATATGA
- a CDS encoding carbamoyltransferase C-terminal domain-containing protein, translating to MYTLGINAVYHDSAAALVRDGVVIAAAEDERFTHVKHAKRPVPFSTWQLPFDAIDYCLKEAGIELADIDHVAYSYDPHLFSGMPKQAKATIALPFMPSEHVTGNPSESPWDPLFLSYIVNARGQLLDGAPHHLKKRFASGGRAPRFEWHNVDHHLSHEASAFLAAPYENTAVLTMDGRGEGVTTSLGQFVDGEYKRLKQVELPHSLGLLYEAVTDYLGFLHSSDEYKVMALASFGKPAYVDQFREIVKYRNDGSYTVDAPRLVERFGPRRERGGPLTQHHYDIAHSLQVVLEETALDLARWLHERTGLKHLAMAGGVALNCVMNARLRDRGPFEDIWVQPAAGDAGTALGAALWTDYQERVKQGDKSRRWHMNHAYLGPRYEDDEIEQFLKWSKTPYRRLNDIASETAEILASNRVIGWYQGRTEFGPRALGARSILASPIDPSMQARLNEIKDREDFRPVAPVVMEEHAADWFVDARVAPFMLFVFDVREDMKSRIPAVTHIDGTARVQTVNRSQHPLYYDLLAAFKARTGVPVLVNTSFNTRGEPMVNSPRDALESFWTSPLDALVIGPFLIEKPGVRA from the coding sequence ATGTACACACTCGGAATCAATGCGGTCTATCACGACAGCGCGGCGGCGCTGGTTCGCGACGGCGTCGTGATCGCGGCGGCGGAAGACGAGCGTTTCACGCATGTGAAGCATGCGAAGCGCCCCGTGCCTTTCTCGACGTGGCAGCTTCCTTTCGATGCCATCGACTATTGCCTGAAGGAAGCCGGCATCGAACTCGCGGATATCGACCATGTAGCGTATTCGTACGATCCGCATCTGTTCTCGGGCATGCCCAAGCAGGCGAAGGCGACCATCGCCCTGCCCTTCATGCCGTCGGAGCATGTGACCGGCAATCCCTCGGAATCGCCGTGGGACCCGCTTTTCCTGAGCTATATCGTCAATGCCCGCGGCCAGTTGCTCGACGGCGCGCCGCATCATCTGAAGAAGCGTTTCGCCAGCGGCGGACGCGCGCCGCGCTTCGAGTGGCACAACGTCGATCACCATCTGTCGCATGAGGCGAGCGCGTTTCTCGCGGCGCCGTATGAGAACACGGCGGTGCTCACAATGGACGGCCGCGGCGAAGGCGTGACGACAAGTCTCGGCCAGTTCGTCGATGGCGAATACAAGCGCCTCAAACAGGTGGAATTGCCGCATTCGCTGGGCTTGCTCTACGAAGCCGTGACGGACTATCTCGGCTTCCTTCACTCGTCGGACGAGTACAAAGTCATGGCGCTTGCTTCGTTCGGCAAGCCCGCATACGTCGATCAGTTCCGCGAGATCGTGAAGTATCGCAACGACGGCAGCTACACCGTGGATGCGCCGCGTCTCGTTGAGCGCTTTGGCCCGCGACGCGAGCGCGGCGGTCCGCTCACGCAGCATCACTACGACATCGCTCATTCGCTGCAAGTGGTGCTCGAAGAAACGGCGCTGGATCTCGCGCGCTGGCTGCATGAACGCACCGGCCTCAAGCATCTCGCGATGGCGGGCGGCGTCGCGCTCAATTGCGTGATGAACGCGCGTCTGCGTGATCGGGGTCCGTTCGAAGACATCTGGGTTCAACCTGCTGCGGGCGATGCGGGCACCGCGCTCGGCGCGGCGCTCTGGACCGACTATCAGGAGCGCGTGAAGCAAGGCGATAAAAGCCGGCGCTGGCACATGAATCACGCGTATCTCGGCCCGCGTTATGAAGACGACGAGATCGAGCAGTTCCTCAAGTGGTCGAAGACGCCGTACCGCCGGCTGAACGACATTGCGAGCGAAACCGCTGAGATTCTGGCGTCCAATCGCGTGATCGGCTGGTATCAGGGACGCACGGAGTTCGGTCCGCGCGCGCTCGGTGCGCGCTCGATTCTCGCGTCGCCGATCGATCCGTCCATGCAGGCGCGCCTGAACGAAATCAAGGATCGTGAAGACTTTCGCCCTGTTGCGCCCGTGGTGATGGAAGAACACGCTGCCGACTGGTTCGTCGATGCACGCGTCGCACCGTTCATGCTCTTCGTATTCGATGTGCGCGAGGATATGAAGTCGCGCATTCCGGCGGTGACGCATATCGACGGCACGGCTCGCGTGCAGACCGTGAACCGCTCGCAGCATCCGCTCTATTACGACTTGCTCGCCGCATTCAAGGCGCGCACGGGCGTGCCGGTGCTCGTGAATACGTCGTTCAATACGCGCGGCGAGCCGATGGTCAATTCGCCGCGCGATGCGCTCGAATCGTTCTGGACCTCGCCGCTCGATGCGCTCGTAATCGGGCCGTTTCTGATCGAGAAGCCGGGAGTGCGTGCATGA
- the waaF gene encoding lipopolysaccharide heptosyltransferase II — protein sequence MKRDPSRANDIAIPLQPANAHARAPAIAPQRVWGADVRRILCIRLDNLGDVLMTTPALHALKHAYPGRHLTLLASRSGAQAARFIDDIDDVIEYDAPWVKHDKPINASGDIAMCERLASLGFDAAVIFTVYSQNPLPAAMFCHLAKIPLRLAHCRENPYGLLTDWVAEREPQQGTRHEVERQLALVQSVGATHADTRMRFALRAEDEASLARKLDERGIDLDAPFFVMHPGATAASRRYPPERFAQAARVLADRTGWPVLVTGSASEAPLCETVSAGDTRVVSLAGALELGELAALIAHARVLISNNSGPVHIASALNAPVVDLYALTNPQHMPWQTPHRVLYRDVPCRWCYRSVCPEGHHTCLLGVSVDEVVDTALSLLDARTEHHPAHLTLP from the coding sequence ATGAAGCGCGATCCGTCACGGGCGAACGATATCGCCATCCCTCTTCAGCCTGCGAACGCGCACGCCCGCGCGCCGGCCATCGCGCCTCAGCGCGTATGGGGCGCGGACGTGCGGCGCATTCTCTGCATTCGACTCGACAACCTCGGCGACGTGCTGATGACGACGCCCGCGCTGCATGCGCTGAAACACGCGTATCCAGGGCGGCATCTCACGTTGCTTGCATCGCGCTCGGGGGCACAGGCGGCGCGTTTCATCGACGATATCGACGACGTGATCGAATACGACGCGCCGTGGGTCAAGCATGACAAGCCCATCAATGCGAGCGGAGACATCGCGATGTGCGAGCGGCTTGCATCGCTCGGCTTCGATGCCGCCGTCATCTTCACGGTCTATAGCCAGAATCCGCTTCCCGCAGCGATGTTTTGCCATCTGGCGAAGATTCCGCTGCGCCTCGCGCATTGCCGGGAAAATCCATACGGGCTGCTAACGGATTGGGTCGCAGAACGCGAGCCGCAACAGGGCACGCGACACGAAGTCGAGCGGCAGCTTGCGCTCGTCCAGAGCGTCGGCGCAACGCACGCGGATACGCGCATGCGCTTCGCGTTGCGCGCCGAAGACGAGGCATCGCTTGCGCGCAAGCTCGACGAACGCGGTATCGATCTCGACGCGCCCTTCTTTGTCATGCATCCCGGCGCGACCGCCGCATCGCGGCGCTATCCGCCCGAGCGATTCGCGCAGGCCGCGCGCGTGCTCGCGGATCGAACCGGCTGGCCCGTGCTCGTGACCGGCTCGGCGAGCGAAGCCCCATTGTGCGAGACCGTCAGCGCCGGCGATACGCGCGTCGTCAGTCTCGCGGGCGCGCTCGAACTGGGCGAGCTCGCGGCACTGATCGCCCATGCGCGCGTGCTGATCTCCAACAACAGCGGTCCTGTGCATATCGCATCGGCGCTCAACGCGCCGGTCGTCGATCTGTATGCGCTCACCAATCCGCAGCATATGCCGTGGCAAACGCCGCATCGCGTGTTGTACCGCGACGTGCCCTGCCGCTGGTGCTATCGCAGCGTGTGTCCCGAAGGGCATCACACGTGTCTGCTCGGCGTGAGCGTCGATGAAGTCGTCGATACCGCGCTGTCCTTACTCGATGCCCGCACCGAACACCATCCTGCTCATCTGACACTACCCTGA